Proteins from one Tautonia rosea genomic window:
- a CDS encoding c-type cytochrome gives MDDDLDAMPGGGGSSAGGRGFLIAGAVVAVLVVAAIAGRSLIPPGAGGGGGSTEGVVAEGRRLFESRCSSCHGNSGRGDGPIAQSLSGPGPGDLTDDDWKHGDQPDQVIAVIAKGVPGTQMAGWDSAFDPAQIQALAAYMYRLAGREVPEELQGESSTD, from the coding sequence GTGGACGACGATCTCGATGCGATGCCGGGCGGTGGTGGTTCCTCGGCCGGAGGGCGAGGGTTTCTGATTGCCGGAGCCGTGGTGGCGGTCCTGGTGGTCGCCGCGATCGCGGGGCGATCGCTGATACCCCCGGGAGCAGGTGGCGGGGGCGGATCGACCGAAGGGGTGGTGGCCGAGGGGAGGCGGCTGTTCGAGTCGCGCTGCTCCTCCTGCCACGGCAACTCCGGCCGCGGCGACGGACCGATCGCTCAGAGCCTTTCGGGACCTGGACCCGGCGACCTGACCGATGACGACTGGAAACACGGCGACCAGCCCGATCAGGTGATCGCCGTCATCGCCAAAGGGGTTCCCGGCACCCAGATGGCCGGCTGGGATTCGGCCTTCGACCCCGCTCAGATCCAGGCGCTGGCCGCCTACATGTACCGCCTGGCCGGTCGGGAGGTGCCGGAGGAGCTTCAGGGCGAGTCATCCACGGATTGA
- a CDS encoding PEP-CTERM sorting domain-containing protein: MNIMILLKPGCCHLASLVLAALLLCPPGSARGGSIVVVTEIIDFSGADVVQARGINDAGQIVGYRTVAGVTEGFVRTGGGYEFFQVGGANTFALGISNSGTVVGGVATPLPGNDSFVRTAGGDVTTFQPLGDTNSGAIGLNDSGFVVASGNAFGTGGYLRRPDGTVTPVDSPSSPERVVLKTNLTDITNSGTLIGHAIGQEGPEFFGRGWISSDGGATFTDLVMPGEQFTYAWGGNDRGLVVGDFSTGFTGNRTGFVFNTLSGRFTTFSVSGADWTVPTGINDDGRVVGFWRSESDGQVRGFVAQVIPEPSSIALAGIGLAGGGVIALRRRRGGATQPR, from the coding sequence ATGAATATCATGATCCTTCTGAAGCCAGGGTGCTGTCACCTTGCCTCCCTGGTTCTCGCCGCGCTCTTGCTTTGCCCACCCGGCTCGGCCCGGGGTGGCTCCATCGTCGTTGTGACCGAGATCATCGATTTCTCCGGGGCCGATGTGGTCCAGGCCCGCGGGATCAACGACGCCGGGCAGATCGTCGGCTACCGCACGGTCGCAGGGGTGACCGAGGGGTTCGTTCGCACCGGCGGCGGATACGAGTTTTTCCAGGTCGGCGGGGCGAACACGTTCGCCCTCGGGATCAGCAACTCCGGGACCGTTGTCGGCGGGGTGGCCACGCCGCTTCCGGGGAACGACTCGTTCGTCCGGACCGCTGGAGGCGACGTGACGACCTTCCAGCCGCTCGGGGACACCAACTCGGGCGCGATCGGGCTGAATGACTCCGGGTTCGTCGTCGCCTCCGGCAATGCGTTCGGCACTGGAGGTTATCTCCGCCGACCCGACGGTACGGTCACCCCCGTCGACTCTCCGTCCAGCCCCGAGCGCGTCGTGCTCAAGACGAACCTCACCGATATCACGAACTCCGGCACCTTGATTGGGCACGCGATCGGGCAGGAGGGTCCAGAATTCTTCGGCCGAGGGTGGATCAGCTCGGACGGCGGGGCCACCTTCACGGACCTGGTCATGCCGGGCGAGCAGTTCACCTACGCCTGGGGCGGGAATGACCGTGGTCTGGTGGTGGGTGACTTCAGCACCGGATTCACCGGCAATCGGACCGGATTTGTGTTCAACACCCTGAGCGGGAGGTTCACCACGTTCTCGGTATCCGGCGCGGACTGGACGGTCCCGACCGGGATCAACGACGACGGCCGCGTGGTCGGGTTCTGGCGGTCCGAGTCCGACGGCCAGGTGCGGGGGTTCGTCGCCCAGGTGATCCCGGAGCCGTCGAGCATCGCGCTTGCCGGGATCGGGCTCGCCGGAGGAGGCGTGATTGCCCTTCGACGTCGGCGCGGGGGCGCGACCCAGCCCCGCTGA
- a CDS encoding DUF2946 family protein codes for MNQLRISHLLIFAILAAHGAMTVGGHGLHQHSVPECSDTHDHPAEPDNRSPSVPIHDEAACPVCQFVEQGQLSVPPVQATPPTLEGEGPDRPTVWLVLRLVISPSPARAPPVLV; via the coding sequence GTGAATCAACTTCGAATTTCACACCTGTTGATATTTGCGATTCTCGCGGCTCATGGGGCGATGACCGTGGGCGGGCACGGTTTGCACCAGCACTCGGTGCCCGAGTGTAGTGACACGCACGATCACCCTGCTGAGCCGGACAATCGGTCCCCCTCGGTCCCGATCCACGATGAGGCGGCCTGCCCCGTCTGCCAGTTCGTCGAGCAGGGTCAGCTCTCGGTACCGCCGGTCCAGGCCACACCCCCGACTCTCGAGGGGGAGGGGCCGGATCGTCCAACCGTTTGGCTCGTCCTCCGGCTCGTCATCTCCCCATCTCCTGCCCGGGCACCTCCGGTTCTCGTCTGA
- a CDS encoding DUF3466 family protein — MVSPIRFFRMSAGFILSLCLLPAVAEAGGLRFTIQTIPALPATNPRSQGNAINELGQATGLSNIPGNSEAFLFEGGTTTSLGNLGLGGGFTSGSGINDAGVIVGSGSVSTGTGSFSDRAFVWQPGLGFTAILDPEGIGLGSNANAVNNAGQVVGVYRYSGFDRQGFVYQVGDPIDTYALLPFLAGSDTTNGARQFANAINDGGVVAGAARTQAGEATQAVRWVPDGSGGYTIETLAQPTSGTTFSNSFGINDHGQIVGSFTDGQSQAVLWNPDGTVELLGVPSGAFSTTARDINNHGLIVGDVVDSAGNYGFLYKDGQLLDLNDLIFGPSDFSRLTNVRGINDRGQIVGFGTLADGTIRGFVLTVVPEPSSIVLAGLGVISAVVAGIVRRRRLEKSLGVDRR; from the coding sequence ATGGTTTCCCCTATCCGCTTCTTCCGTATGTCCGCCGGCTTCATCCTGTCTCTCTGCCTTCTGCCCGCTGTGGCGGAGGCCGGAGGGCTCCGGTTCACGATCCAGACCATCCCGGCCCTACCGGCGACGAATCCGCGGTCGCAGGGCAATGCCATCAACGAGCTCGGCCAGGCGACCGGCCTGTCGAACATCCCCGGCAACTCGGAGGCCTTTCTCTTCGAGGGTGGCACCACCACAAGCCTGGGGAACCTGGGGCTGGGCGGCGGCTTCACCAGCGGCTCGGGCATCAACGACGCCGGGGTGATCGTCGGCTCGGGAAGCGTGTCGACCGGGACCGGATCGTTCTCCGACCGCGCCTTCGTCTGGCAACCGGGGCTCGGCTTCACGGCCATCCTCGATCCCGAGGGTATCGGCCTCGGCTCCAATGCCAACGCCGTCAACAACGCCGGTCAGGTCGTTGGCGTTTACCGCTACAGCGGCTTCGACCGACAGGGGTTCGTCTACCAGGTGGGCGACCCGATTGACACCTACGCCCTGCTGCCGTTCCTTGCCGGCAGCGACACGACCAACGGTGCCCGGCAGTTCGCCAATGCGATCAATGACGGCGGCGTCGTGGCCGGCGCGGCTCGGACCCAGGCCGGCGAGGCGACCCAGGCCGTTCGCTGGGTGCCCGACGGCTCGGGCGGCTACACCATCGAGACGCTCGCTCAGCCGACCTCGGGCACGACCTTCAGCAACAGCTTCGGAATCAACGACCACGGCCAGATCGTCGGCAGCTTCACCGACGGCCAGTCCCAGGCCGTGCTCTGGAACCCGGACGGCACGGTCGAGCTGCTCGGCGTGCCCTCGGGCGCGTTCAGCACCACAGCCCGGGACATCAACAACCACGGCCTGATCGTCGGCGATGTCGTCGACAGCGCCGGCAACTACGGCTTCCTCTACAAGGACGGCCAGCTGCTCGACCTCAACGACCTGATCTTCGGCCCCAGCGACTTCTCCCGTCTGACCAACGTCCGGGGAATCAACGACCGCGGCCAGATCGTCGGCTTCGGCACCCTGGCCGATGGGACCATTCGGGGTTTCGTCCTGACGGTTGTCCCGGAGCCGTCGAGTATTGTGCTGGCCGGGCTCGGGGTTATCTCTGCGGTCGTCGCGGGGATCGTGCGTCGACGTCGTTTGGAGAAGAGCCTCGGCGTTGATCGACGATGA
- a CDS encoding PEP-CTERM sorting domain-containing protein (PEP-CTERM proteins occur, often in large numbers, in the proteomes of bacteria that also encode an exosortase, a predicted intramembrane cysteine proteinase. The presence of a PEP-CTERM domain at a protein's C-terminus predicts cleavage within the sorting domain, followed by covalent anchoring to some some component of the (usually Gram-negative) cell surface. Many PEP-CTERM proteins exhibit an unusual sequence composition that includes large numbers of potential glycosylation sites. Expression of one such protein has been shown restore the ability of a bacterium to form floc, a type of biofilm.) — MGGIARYDLDDGTWSLDGTNPGLILFGLGATVVPEPSSLVMLGLGLTGGLVAVRRSRRHGS; from the coding sequence TTGGGGGGGATTGCCCGCTACGACCTGGACGACGGGACATGGTCGCTCGATGGCACCAACCCCGGTCTGATTCTCTTCGGGCTCGGAGCCACCGTCGTTCCCGAGCCCTCCAGTCTGGTGATGCTCGGCCTGGGCCTGACAGGGGGATTGGTCGCGGTGCGTCGGAGCCGCAGACACGGCTCCTGA
- a CDS encoding serine/threonine-protein kinase: MNPLARPNSGEPLAETIAHPPANAPRPNSDGSEPLAAEHSPMPDRDRSSSSNGRLSERYFFGSGDRPLDGYTIKRAIGRGGFGEVYYAVSDAGKDVALKLLLRNVEIEKRGVQQCMNLKSPHLITIFDMRTTDEGDTFVVMEYVPGPSLAQILEQHPDGLPIHEARMWLKGLVDGVSYLHDHGIVHRDLKPANLFLEEGVVKIGDYGLSKFIANTAEAGHSASVGTCHYMAPEISTGKYQKPIDIYAIGIIIFEMLTGRVPFDGETPHEVLMKHLTSRPDLSPLPEPYRSIVTRALAKDPTRRPQNAVELLVPQDAPKAPDMRFIGEGKSSPAGPIPVAEPVAAPDPQTPNEQDDVLHIGEEDSVLYIGPNTMPPRSPRGRGWFRPRFGRQARRTPASASASRSLLGGPRHRPARSNPAAVRRPSTPIPTAPPPLPSPRIRVAEAATSMLVSAPLCLLLAIPMVALMYDGRPGASVAGQIGVLAGASLLGAWSLLIPSKFWEGRAIDPATRRFTLGAIGTAVGAVLMTTLDWTNLDLPGEFVAFAGNDPVNLWADATGLGAHRVATIGPLVYFGLIFAVGPWSALVARNRLRRFRIWPVLWTALLGLVVAQFIPAPVAMGVGSVMLTAIVLQLVSPRNKAARDPRFALARGA; encoded by the coding sequence ATGAACCCCCTGGCCCGACCCAATTCCGGCGAGCCGCTGGCCGAGACGATCGCTCACCCGCCGGCCAACGCTCCTCGGCCGAATTCCGACGGGTCGGAGCCTCTCGCCGCGGAGCACTCTCCGATGCCCGATCGCGATCGCTCCTCCTCCTCCAACGGCCGGCTGAGCGAACGCTACTTCTTCGGCTCGGGCGACCGGCCGCTCGATGGCTACACCATCAAGCGCGCCATCGGCCGAGGCGGATTCGGCGAGGTCTACTACGCCGTCTCCGACGCCGGCAAGGATGTCGCCCTGAAGCTCCTGCTGCGTAACGTCGAGATCGAGAAACGCGGCGTCCAGCAGTGCATGAACCTCAAAAGCCCACACCTGATCACCATCTTCGACATGAGGACCACCGACGAGGGTGACACCTTCGTCGTCATGGAATACGTCCCCGGCCCGAGCCTCGCCCAGATCCTCGAACAGCATCCCGACGGCCTGCCCATCCACGAGGCCCGGATGTGGCTCAAAGGGCTGGTCGACGGCGTCTCATACCTGCACGACCACGGCATCGTCCACCGAGACCTCAAGCCGGCCAACCTCTTCCTGGAAGAGGGGGTCGTGAAGATCGGCGACTACGGCCTCTCGAAGTTCATCGCCAACACCGCCGAGGCCGGGCACTCGGCCAGCGTCGGCACCTGTCACTACATGGCCCCCGAGATCTCGACCGGCAAGTATCAGAAGCCGATCGACATCTACGCCATCGGCATCATCATCTTCGAGATGCTCACCGGCCGCGTCCCGTTCGACGGCGAGACGCCCCACGAAGTCCTGATGAAGCACCTGACCTCGCGGCCCGACCTCTCCCCCTTGCCCGAGCCGTACCGCTCGATCGTGACGAGAGCCCTGGCCAAGGACCCGACCCGACGCCCGCAGAACGCCGTCGAGCTGCTCGTCCCCCAGGACGCGCCGAAGGCACCCGACATGCGCTTCATCGGCGAGGGAAAATCGAGCCCCGCCGGGCCGATTCCCGTGGCCGAACCGGTCGCCGCCCCCGATCCGCAGACCCCGAACGAGCAGGACGACGTCTTGCACATCGGCGAGGAAGACTCGGTCCTCTACATCGGCCCGAACACCATGCCCCCCCGGTCTCCTCGCGGCCGAGGCTGGTTCCGCCCCCGGTTCGGCCGCCAGGCGCGCCGAACCCCGGCCTCCGCCTCGGCCTCGCGATCGCTCCTGGGAGGCCCTCGACACCGACCCGCGCGGTCGAACCCGGCCGCCGTCCGACGGCCCTCGACCCCGATCCCAACCGCGCCGCCCCCCTTGCCGAGCCCTCGGATTCGGGTGGCCGAGGCTGCCACCTCAATGCTCGTCTCCGCGCCGCTCTGCCTGCTGCTGGCGATTCCCATGGTCGCCCTGATGTATGACGGGCGGCCCGGAGCGTCTGTGGCCGGTCAGATCGGGGTGCTCGCCGGAGCCTCGCTGCTGGGGGCCTGGAGCCTGCTGATCCCGTCGAAGTTCTGGGAAGGCCGAGCAATCGACCCGGCCACCCGCCGCTTCACCCTGGGGGCCATCGGCACGGCGGTCGGCGCCGTCTTGATGACCACGCTCGACTGGACGAACCTCGACCTGCCCGGCGAGTTCGTCGCCTTCGCTGGCAATGACCCGGTCAACCTCTGGGCCGACGCGACCGGCCTGGGAGCACACCGGGTGGCGACCATCGGCCCCTTGGTCTACTTCGGCCTAATCTTTGCCGTCGGTCCCTGGTCGGCTCTGGTTGCCCGCAACCGCCTGCGACGTTTCCGAATCTGGCCCGTCCTCTGGACGGCCTTGCTGGGCCTGGTCGTCGCCCAGTTCATCCCGGCTCCGGTGGCGATGGGGGTCGGCTCGGTCATGCTCACCGCCATCGTCCTGCAACTGGTCAGCCCCCGGAACAAGGCCGCCCGCGACCCTCGGTTCGCCCTGGCCCGAGGGGCCTGA
- a CDS encoding FKBP-type peptidyl-prolyl cis-trans isomerase, with amino-acid sequence MADFATKIEDLTPGTGPEAKAGQTVSVHYVGTLEDGTKFDSSRDRGQPFAFGLGAGQVIRGWDVGVAGMKVGGLRKLTIPPEEGYGARGAGGVIPPNATLIFEVELLGIK; translated from the coding sequence ATGGCCGATTTCGCAACCAAGATCGAAGACCTGACGCCGGGGACCGGGCCAGAGGCCAAGGCGGGGCAGACCGTTTCGGTGCATTACGTGGGGACGCTCGAAGACGGTACGAAATTTGATAGTTCTCGGGATCGTGGCCAGCCGTTTGCCTTTGGGCTCGGGGCGGGTCAGGTGATTCGAGGCTGGGATGTTGGCGTGGCCGGCATGAAGGTCGGCGGTCTTCGAAAGCTGACGATCCCTCCCGAGGAAGGATACGGCGCCCGAGGGGCCGGGGGAGTGATTCCTCCGAACGCGACCTTGATTTTCGAGGTCGAGCTGCTCGGCATCAAGTAA
- a CDS encoding PEP-CTERM sorting domain-containing protein, with product MNLRLIFMSFAFACLMDAATSTQVVASTIVFDLEDQAQTGFNDGALTSLTLTRQGLSMTITRPGSPNQFDIYDVTDIGNPTFPASWGVRSISPWFSNDGTAFVANFSKPVQSVSIDMGDFGGDPDDLFIEAYSELDATGTLLDSVTSQLQGGGGDWTAATLRVSVATPSIRSIRFMGGTERFETPIGVFRVPNSVYYDNFAVVVPEPASLSLLGVGIASLSVFAIRRRQRRT from the coding sequence ATGAACTTACGACTCATTTTTATGTCCTTCGCGTTCGCTTGCCTGATGGACGCGGCGACAAGCACCCAGGTCGTTGCGTCGACAATCGTTTTCGACCTCGAAGATCAGGCCCAGACAGGATTCAACGATGGGGCTCTGACGTCGCTGACCCTGACCCGGCAGGGGCTCTCGATGACGATCACCCGGCCCGGATCGCCAAATCAATTCGACATTTATGACGTTACCGACATCGGCAACCCGACTTTCCCCGCATCGTGGGGGGTTCGGTCGATCAGCCCGTGGTTCAGCAATGACGGGACGGCGTTTGTCGCCAACTTCTCGAAGCCGGTGCAGTCGGTGTCCATCGACATGGGCGACTTCGGCGGCGACCCCGACGACCTGTTCATCGAAGCCTATTCCGAACTCGATGCTACCGGCACGCTGCTCGACTCCGTGACGTCGCAGCTCCAGGGGGGTGGTGGTGACTGGACTGCGGCCACACTCCGGGTCTCGGTCGCGACTCCGTCGATCCGGTCCATCCGCTTCATGGGTGGAACCGAACGATTCGAGACACCGATCGGGGTCTTCCGGGTCCCCAATTCGGTCTATTACGACAACTTCGCCGTCGTCGTCCCCGAACCGGCCTCGCTCTCGCTGCTGGGCGTAGGCATCGCCAGCCTGAGCGTCTTCGCCATCCGTCGCCGTCAACGAAGGACGTGA
- a CDS encoding vanadium-dependent haloperoxidase, with amino-acid sequence MRLKLCWLTFTLIATPFALLRSASANFVTDWNVEVRNTIRATSTPPPRASRAMAMLHGAIYDATNAITRTHRPYRFRGVAPGASIEASAAQSARDVLVGLFPSRTAIYDAKLATQLSTIADGPAKAAGISLGSAVAAEMLSWRSNDGSDAPSSYTPTIAPGRWRPTEPGFAPALLPQWGAVTPFGITSVESFRPVAPPALDSVEYANAVNEVRLIGSATSSTRTADQTQIAQFWANGAGTETPPGHWNRIAIAASESRNLSIADNARMLAQLNIALADAAIVSWESKYLYDFWRPIDAIREGDTDGNPLTSDDDTWTPLLMTPPFPEYTSGHSTFSGAGAAALAGFFGTDAIAFTIGSDDIAGVERSYASFSAAASESGLSRIYGGIHFSFANVNGLSSGDAVGNSIAANYFQVIPEPSSLVLLGVGIAGLAVHAVHRRRRRR; translated from the coding sequence ATGCGTTTGAAGCTCTGCTGGCTCACCTTCACTCTCATTGCGACACCGTTTGCGCTGCTCCGTTCAGCGTCTGCGAACTTCGTGACCGACTGGAACGTGGAAGTTCGCAACACGATTCGCGCCACCAGCACTCCGCCGCCTCGTGCCAGCCGGGCGATGGCGATGCTGCACGGGGCGATCTACGACGCGACGAACGCGATCACACGGACGCACCGGCCGTATCGGTTCAGAGGCGTCGCGCCAGGCGCCTCCATCGAAGCCTCCGCGGCACAGTCGGCGCGGGACGTACTCGTCGGGCTCTTCCCATCGCGCACCGCGATCTACGACGCCAAGCTCGCGACACAGCTCTCCACCATTGCCGACGGCCCGGCGAAAGCAGCGGGGATTTCGCTCGGGTCGGCTGTGGCGGCGGAGATGCTGAGCTGGCGCAGCAACGACGGCTCGGACGCTCCGTCGAGTTACACGCCGACGATTGCGCCTGGCCGATGGCGGCCGACCGAGCCGGGCTTCGCGCCGGCGCTGCTGCCGCAGTGGGGCGCGGTGACGCCGTTCGGCATCACGTCGGTCGAGTCGTTTCGACCGGTTGCGCCGCCCGCACTCGACAGTGTCGAGTACGCGAATGCCGTCAACGAGGTTCGCCTGATCGGCAGCGCCACGTCATCGACGCGCACCGCCGACCAGACGCAGATCGCCCAGTTCTGGGCCAACGGCGCCGGCACCGAGACCCCGCCGGGCCACTGGAACCGCATCGCGATCGCGGCCTCCGAGTCGCGGAATCTCTCGATTGCGGACAACGCGCGAATGCTCGCGCAGCTCAACATCGCGCTGGCGGACGCCGCCATCGTGAGTTGGGAAAGCAAGTACCTCTACGACTTCTGGCGGCCGATCGACGCGATCCGCGAAGGCGACACCGACGGCAACCCGCTCACGTCCGACGACGACACCTGGACGCCGCTGCTGATGACCCCGCCGTTCCCCGAGTACACGAGCGGACACAGCACCTTCAGTGGTGCCGGCGCGGCCGCGCTGGCGGGCTTCTTCGGCACCGACGCGATCGCGTTCACCATCGGCAGCGACGACATCGCCGGTGTCGAACGAAGCTACGCCAGCTTCAGTGCCGCTGCATCGGAAAGTGGTCTCTCCCGCATCTATGGCGGGATTCACTTCTCGTTCGCCAACGTCAACGGCCTGAGCAGCGGCGATGCCGTCGGCAACTCCATTGCGGCGAACTACTTCCAGGTCATCCCCGAGCCGTCGTCGCTGGTCCTGCTGGGCGTGGGCATCGCCGGCCTGGCCGTTCACGCCGTCCATCGCCGGCGGCGAAGAAGGTGA
- a CDS encoding PEP-CTERM sorting domain-containing protein, with the protein MFFRPFSAFIASACLMLAGASASAGYQYELLTADGRLIRYLLDSNDQGDMIGSVPSIPGGSLDGFLRSADGSTSFWSTSDYLAYPTSINNAGTIVGVNIPLVGGLPEGFIRSSAGVESPYNFPGALGTIPFGINNDDVISGFYVTPTGRKGFLESLSGTLSRTVEFPGAAETQLFALSNSGLVGGASWDSAGVISPFLYDVSTETFTLLPKPTTGDNYIVSSVNDSGDAIVFGLGSAAGNYRDVSSFVFDASEGTLTQLNVPGAFETYGYDLRNDGSVLGYYQNLDGSFGSFRATDIPEPSSAMFAMIGVVSIAAGIARRRRCLSSRRVDRPSIRSARRA; encoded by the coding sequence ATGTTCTTCCGCCCATTTTCCGCGTTCATCGCTTCCGCTTGCCTGATGCTTGCGGGGGCGTCCGCATCGGCAGGATATCAGTACGAGTTGCTGACCGCCGACGGCAGGCTGATTCGCTATCTGCTTGACTCCAACGACCAGGGCGACATGATCGGCAGCGTGCCGAGCATTCCTGGCGGTAGCCTCGATGGATTCCTGCGTTCCGCCGATGGATCGACCTCGTTCTGGTCGACGTCCGACTACCTGGCCTATCCGACGTCGATCAACAACGCCGGGACGATCGTCGGCGTCAACATCCCCCTCGTCGGGGGGCTGCCCGAGGGATTCATCCGTTCCTCGGCGGGTGTCGAATCGCCTTATAATTTTCCGGGTGCACTGGGCACGATCCCCTTCGGCATCAACAACGACGACGTGATCAGCGGCTTCTACGTCACGCCGACGGGCCGCAAAGGCTTCCTCGAGAGCCTCTCTGGTACGCTTTCCCGAACCGTCGAGTTCCCCGGAGCGGCGGAGACACAGCTCTTCGCCCTCAGCAATTCCGGGCTGGTCGGCGGTGCATCCTGGGACTCGGCCGGCGTCATCTCGCCATTCCTCTATGACGTTTCGACCGAGACGTTCACACTGCTGCCCAAACCGACGACCGGCGACAACTACATCGTCAGCAGTGTCAACGACTCCGGCGACGCGATCGTCTTCGGCCTGGGGAGCGCCGCCGGGAACTACCGTGACGTCAGTAGTTTCGTCTTCGATGCGTCCGAAGGGACGCTGACCCAATTGAATGTGCCCGGCGCCTTCGAGACCTACGGCTACGATCTGCGTAACGATGGCTCGGTGCTGGGCTATTACCAGAATCTCGACGGCAGCTTCGGCAGCTTCAGGGCCACAGACATTCCGGAGCCGTCGTCCGCGATGTTCGCCATGATCGGCGTCGTCTCCATCGCTGCTGGCATCGCCCGGCGACGTCGTTGCTTGTCCAGCCGGAGGGTCGATCGCCCCTCGATTCGCTCGGCTCGGCGAGCCTGA
- a CDS encoding DUF3466 family protein codes for MLRLRCVRLLTPLVFLAIPSWAAAETLFTITDLATLGGNQSFARAINNHGEVTGNASTNAGSNFPLNAARWSPGSYQSPTNLGVLPGADSNFSRGFAINDSGTVVGESSNNTSRAFMFRDGTLSDLGTLGGASAVAHGINAHHQVVGISSTGTQSNAFLWEDGTMTNLGTLGGNFSRAWAINDGGQVVGVSRVTGNTTSHAFLHDGNSMIDLGSLGGADRFSEALAINASGLIVGRSSLDIGGNSVQRATLWDGVGSMIDLGTLTNPDDGNPFRFSRANDINDLGVVVGTASRFEGFSGRAFIWDATHGIRDLNSLIAPGSGWLLTSAEGINNRGQIVGFGTFEGQTRAFVLTVIPEPSSVILAAIGGISLAAVEIARRRRSSSIHRVDHP; via the coding sequence ATGCTTCGTCTACGATGTGTCCGTCTCCTCACCCCCCTGGTCTTCCTGGCGATTCCCTCGTGGGCCGCCGCGGAGACGCTGTTCACGATCACCGACCTGGCCACGTTGGGAGGTAATCAGAGCTTCGCCCGGGCCATCAACAACCATGGCGAGGTCACGGGCAACGCCTCGACCAACGCCGGGAGCAACTTTCCCCTGAACGCTGCCAGGTGGTCTCCCGGATCGTATCAGAGCCCCACGAACCTGGGAGTGCTGCCCGGCGCCGACAGCAACTTCAGCCGGGGCTTCGCCATCAACGACTCCGGCACCGTGGTCGGCGAGAGCAGTAACAACACCTCACGGGCCTTCATGTTCCGCGACGGAACCTTGAGCGACCTGGGCACGCTCGGCGGTGCCAGCGCTGTGGCGCATGGCATCAACGCGCACCATCAGGTCGTGGGGATCTCCTCGACCGGGACCCAGTCCAATGCCTTCCTCTGGGAGGATGGGACGATGACCAACCTGGGAACGCTGGGGGGCAACTTCAGCCGGGCCTGGGCGATCAACGACGGGGGTCAGGTCGTGGGTGTATCCCGGGTGACCGGCAACACGACGAGCCACGCCTTCCTGCACGACGGCAACTCGATGATCGACCTCGGCTCCCTTGGCGGTGCGGACCGATTCAGCGAGGCGTTGGCGATCAACGCCTCAGGCCTGATCGTGGGGCGTTCGTCCCTGGATATTGGTGGAAACTCCGTCCAGCGCGCGACCCTCTGGGACGGCGTCGGCTCGATGATCGACCTCGGCACGCTGACCAATCCCGATGACGGCAACCCGTTCCGATTCAGCCGGGCCAACGACATCAACGACCTGGGAGTGGTCGTCGGTACCGCCTCTCGGTTCGAAGGGTTTTCGGGTCGAGCGTTCATCTGGGATGCAACCCACGGCATCCGAGACCTCAACAGCCTGATCGCTCCCGGCTCCGGATGGCTGCTGACCTCGGCCGAAGGGATCAACAATCGCGGCCAGATCGTTGGCTTCGGCACCTTTGAAGGGCAGACCCGAGCCTTCGTGCTGACCGTGATTCCGGAGCCCTCGTCCGTGATCCTCGCCGCGATTGGCGGCATCTCCCTCGCTGCCGTGGAAATCGCCCGTCGTCGTCGCTCGTCATCGATCCACAGGGTCGATCATCCCTGA
- a CDS encoding RidA family protein — protein MRQSVHVSVSTHGHRHLASTGSPWEPKVGYSRAVRIGSTIAVTGTLGLEADGSLAPSAGAQARRALAIILASIEALGGSASDVIRTRIYVTNLDHWPEIAEEHAEVFAAIRPATTMVEVSRLITPEALVEIEADAVVTS, from the coding sequence ATGCGTCAGAGTGTCCACGTCAGCGTCTCGACCCACGGCCACCGTCACCTGGCCTCGACCGGCTCTCCGTGGGAGCCGAAGGTCGGCTACTCGCGGGCCGTCCGGATCGGCTCGACCATCGCCGTCACCGGCACGCTCGGCCTGGAGGCCGACGGCTCGCTCGCCCCCAGCGCCGGGGCGCAGGCCCGCCGGGCCCTGGCGATCATCTTGGCCAGCATCGAGGCCCTCGGCGGCTCGGCCTCCGACGTGATCCGGACCCGGATCTACGTCACCAACCTCGACCACTGGCCCGAGATCGCCGAGGAACACGCCGAGGTTTTCGCCGCCATCCGACCCGCCACCACCATGGTCGAGGTCTCCCGCCTGATAACCCCCGAGGCCCTCGTCGAGATCGAGGCCGACGCCGTCGTCACCAGTTGA